GGCTACTGATGCAATTTCTGCGGACGAAATCACTGAAAAGACATTTGCCGCAAGACTTTACTCTTCCGGCGTTCCTGACCCTGATTTGATGATCCGCACGAGTGGAGAGGTTCGCCTTTCTAATTTCATGCTTTTCCAGCATGCTTACAGCGAAATGTATTTCACCGAAACTTTATGGCCGGATTTCTCTATTGAGGAATTCCACGACGTGCTTAAGGCTTACACCGCACGAGAACGCCGCTTCGGAAAGACTGGAGACCAGCTTAACAATGACTAATTCACACAGACAACGTTGGATGACTGCGCTTGCTGCATTCCCTCTACTTATTGCCGTTCTTGTTATTGGCGACTGGGCACTGCTCGCAGGGCTTCTTGCTGCAAGCGTTGTAGGACAGTACGAATTTTATTCCATGTTCTGGCCTCGCAACGAGAAAATGACACTCAAACTGGTTGGCTGCCTCATGGGCATTGCTATCCTCATTGCGTCATACCTCGACATGCCGAATGTTGTTATCGGCTTTCTTGTGCTTACTTTCTGGATCAGTAACTTTGCCTTTCTCGGTAAATACGGCATCAGCATGCGTGATGATGCAGACTTTACCCAATCGCAAATTATTACTGGCGGTGTTCTTTATCTGCCACTGCTCTTACAGGCAGCATTCAGCTTTCAGCGTGTGGAACTCATCCTTGTACTGTTCGCAGCTTTTGCATCAGATATCGGTGGATTTTACGCAGGTCGTTTTTTCGGTAAAAACAAAATTTGGCCTCGCGTCAGCCCTAAAAAAACTGTTGAAGGTTCCCTTGGTGGAATGCTTGCTTGTTGCGTAATCACACTGGGCATAGGACTAACCTTCGGAACTGCTCCTTGGTATGCTCTTATTATGCTCGGCATTATGCTTAACTGTGCATCACAGCTTGGCGACTTTTTCGAATCTGCACTCAAAAGAACCGTTGGCGTAAAAGATTCCGGTGCAATCTTACCGGGTCACGGCGGCGTGCTTGATCGTATTGATTCAATTCTTCTTGTGCTGCCTACCTACTGGTTTGCACAAAGCATTTATCCATTCTTTTAACTATCAGACAGGAATGACTTATGGGTGATACACATAAGCACCAGTCCCTTGACCTTGAGCATTTAGACGACCATCTCGAGCGGGTTACCTCAATCATTGGTGACTACATCAAGCACATTTCAGATGCGCCTGTAGTTACACAAACTCCAATGGAAGATATTAGAGAATCCTTGTTTGAAGATATGCCTATGGATGGCACGTCACCGGATGATGTTCTAGATCAGGTTGAAAAGTCCTTCAAGTCTGCATGTACCCGAATCGGACATCCCCGATTTCTGGCATGGATCACTACCAGCCCTTCACCTGCGGGTACTCTTGGTGAATTACTCAGCGTCGGATTCAATCAGGCACCGCTGCTCTATAAGGGCAGCCCGCCTGCTACAATTTTAGAAAAAGTTGTGCTCGGCTGGTTTGCTGACCTGTTTGGATATCCTGACACATGGGGTGGAACGCTTGTTTCCGGCGGCACTGTTGCCAACCTTATGGGAATGACTGTCGGACGCCACACGCATGCTCCGGAAGTTGCAGACAAAGGAATGCAGGCTCTCGAAAAGCCCCTTACTGTCTACGTCTCCGATCAGGGGCATATGTCCATCTATCGCTCAGCCATGCTTCTCGGAATCGGACATAACAACGTGCGCAGCGTTCCTACCGATGATAACTGCCGCATGATCCCTGAAGAACTTCGCCGCATGGTTGAAACAGACAGAGTGGCTGGTATGCAGCCGTACTGTGTTATTGCGCAGGCCGGTGCAGTTTCCACAGGGTCGGTTGATCCACTCAATGCCATTGCAGACATCTGCGAAGATATGAATCTATGGCTGCACGTAGACGCCTCCTATGGCGGCGCTGCCATGATTTCAGACAAACTTCGCCCTCTTCTTGACGGCATCGACCGTGCAGATTCCATTGCTGTTGACCCGCACAAGTGGTTTTTTATTCCCCTTGAATGCGGCATCACACTCTTTAAAAATAAGAAACAGCAAAAAGAAACTTTTATAGCGAAGGCCGTGTACCTTGGTCAGGAAACAGACTGGGATTTGAAAAATACCAACTTCCAGCTTTCCAGACAGGGACGAGCTCTCAAGTTATGGTTTGCCTTCAAAACATACGGCGTTAAACGCCTTGCAGAAATTGTGGATCGTAACCATGGACATGCAAAACTTTTCCACAAACTCACAACGGACTCCCCTAACTGGGAAACAGTGTGCGATGTTGAACTCTCCATGGCTTGCGCCCGCTATATTCCTGACAACTGTTGTTCATGGTCAGAAGCGGAACTGGACAACCTTCAAGTTGCCATCTTAAGCGAATTGGAAAAGAGTGGTCTCGGTTTTATGACACCTGCCCGCATTTGCGGCAAAGGCGTTATCCGTCTGTGCGTTGCTAACCATCGCACCACTGACGACGACATTACGCTGCTTTACAACTTTATGACCGAGACAGGCGCAACGCTTGCTGCTCAACACGCCTAGGACACCTAGTGATACACTATATATCATCAATGCCGGATGCGACGTACGCGGCTACATTTCCGCGCTCAATAGTTATAATGGGATCAACAGGTTCCATTGGTACAAACGCGCTCAAAGTTATTGAAGAACAGCCGGAACAATTTACTGTCGTCGGTTTAGCTGGTGCCCGCAACGTTACACTGCTCGCAGAACAAGCTAATCACTTGCGTCCACCATACCTCGCAGTCCTGACTGATGATGCAGCCACTGAACTTCGCACAAAACTTTCTGCCGGATATTCTCCGGAAATCCTTATAGGTGGCGACGGCTATGCAGAAATGGCACGATTGGACGAAGCATCCACCGTTCTGTCTGCACAGGTTGGCGCAGCCGGTTTACGAGCTACCTTTGCAGCAGCAGAGGCAGGCAAAGTAATCGACCTTGCCAACAAAGAATCTCTGGTACTTGCTGGAGATCTTATCCGCGAAGTCTGCCAGCGCACAGGGGCAGTACTGCTACCTGTTGATTCCGAGCACAACGCTATATTTCAAGCTCTTTCAGGGCATGACTCCGCAGAAGTCCGCCGGATCATATTAACAGCCTCCGGTGGCCCTTTTCGTGGAAAACAACGCGACTTCCTGTCTACTGTCACCAGCAAAGAAGCGCTTGCTCATCCAAACTGGTCCATGGGACCCAAGATCAGCATTGATTCCGCAACGCTTATGAATAAAGGCTTAGAAGTCATTGAAGCCTATCATTTATACGGTGTTCCGCTGGACACTATTGAAGTTGTAGTGCACCCTCAATCTATCATTCATTCGCTTGTCGAATACAATGACGGTTCTCAAATTGCCCACATGGGCCCTCCCGACATGCGTATCGCCATAGGCTACTGTATCGGCTGGCCAAAAATCATGAAAACCGGCGTTACGCCGCTTGATTTAATTTCCTGTGGTGACTTGACCTTTGAAAAACCTGATATACTATCTTTTCCGTGTCTTGAACTGGCACGAGAAGCATTACGGGGCGGTAAAGGACTCTGCGTAGTTCTTAACGCTGCAAACGAAATTGCTGTTGATCTTTTCTTAAAAGACGACATCAGCTTCCTGCAAATTCCAGAGCTCATCAAAAAAGCTATGGACGCACACGACATGGTCACCCCAGCTTCTATCGAAGACATCATAGCGCTGGATACTGCGACACGCGAACGCTCCTTAGAATGGGCTCGCACGCTGTAGCCGGCACTACTTAACTTACGGAGTATCTAAGCAGTATGCTAAGCAGTGCAATCGCAATCATTCTTGTTCTTGGTGGACTAATATTTTTCCATGAACTCGGGCACTTTAGTGTGGCCCGTGCATTTGGTGTGGGCATCCGCACCTTCTCTCTTGGATTTGGTCCTGCAATTTACAAGTTCAAGCGTGGTAGAACAGAATACAGACTCTCCGCAGTACCTCTTGGCGGGTACGTCTCCATGGTCGGGGAAAGTCCTGACGATGACATTGACTCTCCTGAAAATAGCGAATTTACAGAAGTAGACAGCTTTGTAAAACGTAAGCCCTGGCAGCGCATGTGCATTGTAGCTGCGGGTCCTATTGCAAACCTGTTACTTGCATTTTTAATCTACTGGGCACTCTTTGTCGCAAACGGACAATTCCAGCTTCTTCCTGAAGTAGGTAGTATTCGCCCAGATAGTCCTGCCGCTGTTGCCGGTATGGAAACAGGCGACTCAGTTTCGTCCATCGGTGGAAACAAAATTCAATACTGGGAAGACATTTCCAACACCATCACTCAGAGCGGCGGCAAAGAAATTGTCATTGTCGTTAATCGCGATGGAAAAGATCTGGAATTAAACGTCACCCCTTCCCTGCTTTCCCGTAAAAATCTTTTTGGTGAAGAAGAAAAATCATACCTGATCGGTATTCAGGCAGCAGGCAAGACTGAGCGAATTCAGCTTGGCTTTATCGGCTCCGCCACTGCTGCGGCTGACCAAACATGGTCTATGACCATGCTTACCGTTGAAGGCTTTGTAAAACTTATTGAGCGCGTGATTCCTGCTGACACAGTCGGCGGACCTATTATGATTGCTCAACTTGTAAGCCAGCAGGCAGAACAGGGCCTTGTGGCCGTTCTTGCTCTTGCAGCACTTATCAGCATTAACTTAGGTGTACTTAACCTGCTTCCAATACCTGTATTGGATGGTGGCCACATCGTAATGCTTGTATATGAAATGATCGTGGGTAAGCCTGTCCCTGCCAAAGTCATGGACTACTCTATCCGCGTCGGTATTTTCTTACTGTTAACTCTCATGGTATGGGCTACATT
This window of the Halodesulfovibrio sp. MK-HDV genome carries:
- a CDS encoding phosphatidate cytidylyltransferase; its protein translation is MTNSHRQRWMTALAAFPLLIAVLVIGDWALLAGLLAASVVGQYEFYSMFWPRNEKMTLKLVGCLMGIAILIASYLDMPNVVIGFLVLTFWISNFAFLGKYGISMRDDADFTQSQIITGGVLYLPLLLQAAFSFQRVELILVLFAAFASDIGGFYAGRFFGKNKIWPRVSPKKTVEGSLGGMLACCVITLGIGLTFGTAPWYALIMLGIMLNCASQLGDFFESALKRTVGVKDSGAILPGHGGVLDRIDSILLVLPTYWFAQSIYPFF
- a CDS encoding pyridoxal-dependent decarboxylase; its protein translation is MGDTHKHQSLDLEHLDDHLERVTSIIGDYIKHISDAPVVTQTPMEDIRESLFEDMPMDGTSPDDVLDQVEKSFKSACTRIGHPRFLAWITTSPSPAGTLGELLSVGFNQAPLLYKGSPPATILEKVVLGWFADLFGYPDTWGGTLVSGGTVANLMGMTVGRHTHAPEVADKGMQALEKPLTVYVSDQGHMSIYRSAMLLGIGHNNVRSVPTDDNCRMIPEELRRMVETDRVAGMQPYCVIAQAGAVSTGSVDPLNAIADICEDMNLWLHVDASYGGAAMISDKLRPLLDGIDRADSIAVDPHKWFFIPLECGITLFKNKKQQKETFIAKAVYLGQETDWDLKNTNFQLSRQGRALKLWFAFKTYGVKRLAEIVDRNHGHAKLFHKLTTDSPNWETVCDVELSMACARYIPDNCCSWSEAELDNLQVAILSELEKSGLGFMTPARICGKGVIRLCVANHRTTDDDITLLYNFMTETGATLAAQHA
- a CDS encoding 1-deoxy-D-xylulose-5-phosphate reductoisomerase, with the protein product MIHYISSMPDATYAATFPRSIVIMGSTGSIGTNALKVIEEQPEQFTVVGLAGARNVTLLAEQANHLRPPYLAVLTDDAATELRTKLSAGYSPEILIGGDGYAEMARLDEASTVLSAQVGAAGLRATFAAAEAGKVIDLANKESLVLAGDLIREVCQRTGAVLLPVDSEHNAIFQALSGHDSAEVRRIILTASGGPFRGKQRDFLSTVTSKEALAHPNWSMGPKISIDSATLMNKGLEVIEAYHLYGVPLDTIEVVVHPQSIIHSLVEYNDGSQIAHMGPPDMRIAIGYCIGWPKIMKTGVTPLDLISCGDLTFEKPDILSFPCLELAREALRGGKGLCVVLNAANEIAVDLFLKDDISFLQIPELIKKAMDAHDMVTPASIEDIIALDTATRERSLEWARTL
- the rseP gene encoding RIP metalloprotease RseP encodes the protein MLSSAIAIILVLGGLIFFHELGHFSVARAFGVGIRTFSLGFGPAIYKFKRGRTEYRLSAVPLGGYVSMVGESPDDDIDSPENSEFTEVDSFVKRKPWQRMCIVAAGPIANLLLAFLIYWALFVANGQFQLLPEVGSIRPDSPAAVAGMETGDSVSSIGGNKIQYWEDISNTITQSGGKEIVIVVNRDGKDLELNVTPSLLSRKNLFGEEEKSYLIGIQAAGKTERIQLGFIGSATAAADQTWSMTMLTVEGFVKLIERVIPADTVGGPIMIAQLVSQQAEQGLVAVLALAALISINLGVLNLLPIPVLDGGHIVMLVYEMIVGKPVPAKVMDYSIRVGIFLLLTLMVWATFNDVRRL